Proteins from a genomic interval of Rosa chinensis cultivar Old Blush chromosome 2, RchiOBHm-V2, whole genome shotgun sequence:
- the LOC112185958 gene encoding uncharacterized protein LOC112185958 — protein sequence MLGRSTFSRTGNFRPENLGPNAVALIGNLCFTFFVFGVLIFTIIAATYEPEDPLFHPSTKISSFLTSKSNATFKSDDTEAKTGENFLAPNQTEFESFINATDVADLKSAATVAVEEAREAEVLPGSDCEGPIDCRDTEVFHLMMTAAIEKFKDIHFYKFGKAVRGENDTTCDMAWRYRPKEGKTASLYKDYRRFSILRSNCSLSVADIGEYHTGVNARKKKRNQRHGVQKTGGKQEEGKIFPVYGEQVNDNLPVVESEGSFSHGKYLIYVGGGDRCKSMNQYLWSFLCALGEAQYLNRTLVMDLSICLSSIYTKSNQDEEGKDFRFYFDFEHLSESASVLDQVQFWTDWDKWQKKDGLSLHLVENFQVTPMKLQYVKDSLIMRKFASVEPDNYWYRVCEGETESVIQRPWHLIWKSKRLMDIVSAIASRLNWDYDSVHIERGEKAQNKELWPNLAQDTSPDSLLATLKDKVEDGRNLYIATNEPETSFFDPLKDKYTTHFLDEYKDLWDEKSEWYSETTKLTSGVPVDFDGYMRVSVDTEVFLRGKKQIETFNDLTNDCKDGVNTCNTAAS from the coding sequence ATGCTGGGTCGGTCCACATTTTCCAGAACCGGAAACTTCCGGCCTGAGAATCTGGGCCCCAATGCGGTTGCTTTGATCGGAAACCTGTGCTTCACGTTTTTCGTGTTTGGGGTACTAATCTTCACCATTATTGCCGCCACTTATGAACCTGAAGACCCTTTGTTTCACCCATCAACCAAGATCAGCAGTTTCCTCACATCCAAATCCAATGCCACTTTCAAATCCGATGACACTGAGGCCAAGACCGGTGAGAATTTCCTGGCTCCCAATCAAACCGAGTTTGAGAGCTTCATCAATGCAACCGATGTTGCTGACTTGAAGTCGGCTGCGACCGTGGCGGTGGAAGAGGCTAGAGAGGCTGAAGTGCTGCCCGGCTCCGATTGTGAGGGTCCCATTGATTGCAGGGACACCGAGGTGTTCCATTTGATGATGACTGCTGCTATAGAAAAGTTTAAGGATATACATTTTTACAAATTTGGGAAAGCAGTTCGGGGTGAGAATGATACCACTTGTGATATGGCTTGGAGGTATAGGCCTAAGGAAGGGAAGACTGCTTCGTTGTACAAGGACTATAGGAGGTTTAGTATTTTGAGGTCTAATTGTAGTCTGAGTGTGGCTGATATTGGAGAATACCATACAGGAGTAAATgctaggaagaagaagaggaatcaGAGACACGGGGTTCAGAAGACGGGTGGGAAGCAAGAAGAGGGGAAGATATTCCCAGTTTATGGGGAACAGGTGAATGATAATCTTCCGGTGGTGGAATCTGAGGGTTCATTTAGCCATGGTAAGTACTTGATTTATGTGGGTGGTGGAGACAGGTGCAAGAGCATGAACCAATActtgtggagttttttgtgTGCTTTAGGTGAAGCTCAATACCTGAACCGGACTTTGGTTATGGATTTGAGTATTTGTCTCTCGTCCATTTACActaaatcaaatcaagatgAGGAAGGGAAAGATTTCAGGTTTTACTTTGATTTCGAGCATTTAAGTGAGTCAGCATCTGTATTGGACCAGGTACAGTTTTGGACTGACTGGGATAAATGGCAGAAGAAAGATGGGCTGAGCCTTCATCTTGTGGAAAATTTTCAGGTCACACCTATGAAACTTCAATACGTGAAGGATTCTTTGATTATGAGAAAGTTTGCCTCTGTGGAACCAGACAATTATTGGTATAGGGTGTGTGAAGGGGAGACAGAATCTGTCATTCAACGACCATGGCATTTAATATGGAAATCGAAAAGGTTGATGGATATAGTGTCTGCAATTGCATCAAGATTGAACTGGGATTATGACTCTGTGCATattgagagaggagagaaggcACAGAACAAGGAGCTTTGGCCTAACCTTGCTCAGGATACTTCACCTGATTCACTTCTCGCGACCCTGAAGGACAAAGTTGAAGATGGCAGGAACCTCTACATTGCAACAAATGAACCAGAAACATCTTTCTTTGATCCTTTGAAAGACAAGTATACCACTCATTTCCTTGATGAGTACAAGGATCTTTGGGATGAAAAAAGCGAGTGGTACTCAGAGACCACCAAGCTTACCAGTGGAGTTCCAGTTGACTTTGATGGTTACATGAGGGTGTCAGTTGATACCGAAGTGTTCTTGAGAGGGAAAAAGCAGATTGAAACTTTCAATGATCTCACCAATGATTGCAAGGATGGTGTGAACACTTGCAACACCGCAGCTAGCTAA
- the LOC112185959 gene encoding U-box domain-containing protein 4 encodes MGQEEQSTVGVEEEEEEERHEISESWSQRKQTLILEISSKLINGDLEAKIEAARDIRNLVRKSSSSSSSSSSSAAKTRLKLGASGVIPPLVTMLVSPNPDARQASLLALLNLAVRNDRNKVKIVTAGAVPPLVELLKFQNGSLRDLATAAILTLSAVALNKPIIAASGAAPLLVQILSSGSVQGKVDAVTALHNLSSCKDNATPILDATAVPPLINLLKECKKYSKFAEKTSALLEILSNSEEGRVAISNLEGGILTLVETVEDGSIVSTEHAVGALLTLCESCRDKYRELILKEGAVPGLLRLTVDGTAEAREKARILLDLLRDSPQEKHLASSVLERIVYDIATRVDGADKAAETAKRLLEDMVKRSMEHSMSRIQQRAASCTPSNIQST; translated from the exons atggGGCAAGAGGAGCAGAGCACTGTAggtgtggaagaagaagaagaagaagaaagacatgaaatttcagagtcaTGGAGCCAAAGGAAGCAAACCCTAATACTCGAAATCTCATCCAAGCTCATCAATGGTGATCTTGAGGCCAAAATTGAAGCCGCCAGAGACATCAGAAACTTGGTCAGgaagtcttcttcttcctcctcctcctcttcttcttctgcggcCAAGACTCGATTAAAGTTGGGAGCTTCAGGTGTGATTCCACCTTTGGTGACTATGCTGGTCTCTCCTAACCCAGATGCTCGCCAGGCTTCTCTTCTAGCTCTTCTCAACCTCGCTGTTCGCAATGACCG AAACAAAGTCAAGATTGTGACAGCTGGAGCTGTTCCTCCTCTTGTTGAGCTCCTCAAGTTCCAAAATGGTAGCTTAAGGGATTTAGCCACTGCAGCAATCTTAACACTGTCAGCTGTTGCATTGAACAAGCCAATTATTGCGGCTTCTGGAGCTGCACCGCTCCTTGTTCAGATCCTCAGCTCCGGAAGTGTTCAAGGAAAGGTTGATGCCGTGACTGCCCTACACAACCTCTCTTCCTGCAAAGACAATGCGACTCCAATTCTTGATGCTACAGCTGTTCCTCCTCTTATAAACCTCCTCAAAGAATGCAAAAAGTATTCCAAGTTTGCTGAAAAAACTTCTGCCCTTCTCGAAATCCTATCCAACTCAGAAGAAGGGCGCGTTGCAATCTCAAACTTAGAGGGTGGGATCTTAACCTTAGTAGAGACTGTTGAAGATGGATCCATTGTCAGCACAGAACATGCTGTTGGAGCTTTGCTCACTCTATGTGAGAGCTGTCGAGATAAATACCGGGAACTCATTCTTAAAGAAGGTGCAGTCCCGGGCCTTCTGCGGTTGACTGTAGATGGCACAGCTGAAGCTCGGGAGAAAGCTCGTATACTTCTGGATTTGCTGAGAGATTCTCCCCAGGAAAAGCATTTGGCGTCGTCAGTTCTGGAGAGAATCGTATACGACATTGCCACGAGGGTCGATGGAGCTGATAAAGCTGCTGAAACCGCAAAGAGGTTACTGGAAGATATGGTTAAACGAAGCATGGAGCACAGCATGAGTCGCATTCAGCAGAGAGCCGCGTCTTGTACACCTTCTAATATTCAGTCTACATGA